One Corvus cornix cornix isolate S_Up_H32 chromosome 10, ASM73873v5, whole genome shotgun sequence genomic region harbors:
- the TUBGCP4 gene encoding gamma-tubulin complex component 4 isoform X2, with protein sequence MIHELLLALSGYPGAAFTWSKRGGLQVSQELPFLHPSETSVLNRLCRLGTDYIRFAEFVEQYTGHVQQQDHHPSQQNQSGLHGIYLRAFCTGLDSVLQPYRQALLDLEQEFLADPHLSISHVNYSLDQFQLLFPSVMVMVEQIKTQKIHGCQILETVHKHSCGGLPPVRSALEKILAVCHGVMYKQLSAWMLHGLLLDQHEEFFIKQGPSSGNVPSQPEEDDDDLGIGGLTGKQLRELQDLRLIEEENMLAPSLKQFSLRVEMLPSYIPVRVAEKILFVGESVQMFENQNVNLTRKGSILKNQEDTFAAELHRLKQQPLFSLVDFESVVDWIRSTVAEHLWKLMVEESDLLGQLKIIKDFYLLGRGELFQAFIDTAQHMLKTPPTAVTEHDVNIAFQQSAHKVLLDDDNLLPLLHLTIEYHGKEHKDASQTREGPSRELSPREAPTSGWAALGLSYKVQWPLHILFTPAVLEKYNVVFKYLLSVRRVQAELQHCWALQMQRKHLKSNRTDAIKWRLRDHMAFLVDNLQYYLQVDVLESQFSQLLQQINATRDFESIRLAHDHFLSNLLAQSFILLKPVFHCLNEILDLCHSFCSLVSQNLGPLDERGAAQLSILVKFWRLSTEGLSFRL encoded by the exons ATGATCCACGAGCTGCTGCTGGCGCTGAGCGGGTACCCGGGGGCGGCCTTCACCTGGAGCAAGCGCGGCGGCCTCCAG GTGTCTCAGGAGCTGCCGTTTCTGCATCCCAGCGAGACCAGCGTCCTGAACCGGCTCTGCCGCCTCGGCACCGACTACATCCGCTTCGCCGAATTCGTGGAGCAGTACACGGGACACGTACAGCAGCAG gatCACCATCCATCTCAGCAAAACCAGAGTGGATTACATGGCATTTATTTGCGAGCCTTCTGCACAGGTCTTGATTCAGTGCTGCAGCCTTATCGACAGGCACTACTTGACCTAGAACAAGAG TTTCTGGCTGACCCACATCTTTCCATCTCACATGTTAATTACTCCTTGGACCAG TTTCAGTTACTCTTCCCCTCCGTGATGGTCATGGTGGAACAGATCAAAACTCAGAAG attCATGGATGCCAGATATTGGAGACAGTCCACAAACATAGCTGTGGGGGGTTGCCTCCTGTTCGCAGTGCTCTTGAGAA GATTCTGGCTGTGTGTCATGGAGTCATGTATAAGCAGCTCTCTGCCTGGATGCTGCATGGATTGCTACTAGACCAACATGAAGAGTTCTTTATCAAACAGGGCCCCTCTTCTGGAAATGTCCCTAGCCAACCTGAAGAAGATGACGATGACTTAGGAATTGGGGGACTTACAGGAAAACAGCTACGAGAACTTCAGGACCTG CGCTTGATTGAGGAGGAGAACATGTTAGCTCCGTCTCtaaagcagttttctttgaGAGTAGAAATGCTGCCTTCATACATTCCTGTACGGGTTGCTGAGAAAATCCTCTTTGTGGGAGAATCTGTACAGATGTTTGAGAATCAGAATGTTAACCTGACCAGAAAAG GCTCCATCCTAAAAAACCAGGAGGACACTTTTGCAGCAGAGCTACATCGACTCAAGCAGCAACCACTCTTTAGTTTGGTGGACTTTGAATCAGTGGTTGACTGGATACGGAGCACTGTTGCTGAG CATCTTTGGAAACTGATGGTGGAAGAATCGGATCTACTAGGACAGCTGAAG ATTATAAAAGACTTTTACCTTTTGGGAAGAGGTGAGCTGTTTCAGGCCTTCATTGACACTGCACAGCATATGTTAAAGACACCACCTACAGCTGTAACTGAACATG ATGTCAACATTGCATTTCAGCAGTCTGCTCATAAGGTGCTGTTAGATGATGACaaccttcttcctcttcttcactTAACCATTGAGTATCATGGAAAGGAACATAAAG ATGCTTCTCAGACTCGTGAAGGGCCTTCCCGGGAATTATCTCCACGTGAAGCCCCCACATCTGgatgggcagctctgggcctTTCTTACAAAGTTCAATGGCCACTGCACATTCTTTTTACTCCTGCTGTTCTCGAGAA GTACAATGTTGTGTTCAAATACCTGCTGAGTGTGCGACGAGTCCAGGCTGAGctacagcactgctgggctctcCAGATGCAACGCAAACACCTGAAATCTAACAGAACAGATGCCATCAAGTGGCGTCTGAGGGATCACATGGCTTTCCTTGTGGACAATCTTCAGTATTATCTGCAG GTGGATGTACTGGAGTCTCAGTTCtcacagcttctgcagcagaTAAACGCCACAAGAGATTTTGAGAGTATACGATTGGCTCACGATCATTTCTTAAGTAATTTGTTGGCTCAGTCTTTCATCCTCCTAAAACCT GTTTTCCACTGCTTAAATGAAATTCTGGATCTTTGTCATAGTTTTTGTTCTCTGGTCAGTCAGAATCTGGGCCCATTAGATGAACGAGGAGCTGCACAACTCAGTATTTTGGTGAAG TTTTGGCGTCTAAGCACTGAAGGCCTTTCCTTCAGGCTGTGA
- the TUBGCP4 gene encoding gamma-tubulin complex component 4 isoform X1 has product MIHELLLALSGYPGAAFTWSKRGGLQVSQELPFLHPSETSVLNRLCRLGTDYIRFAEFVEQYTGHVQQQDHHPSQQNQSGLHGIYLRAFCTGLDSVLQPYRQALLDLEQEFLADPHLSISHVNYSLDQFQLLFPSVMVMVEQIKTQKIHGCQILETVHKHSCGGLPPVRSALEKILAVCHGVMYKQLSAWMLHGLLLDQHEEFFIKQGPSSGNVPSQPEEDDDDLGIGGLTGKQLRELQDLRLIEEENMLAPSLKQFSLRVEMLPSYIPVRVAEKILFVGESVQMFENQNVNLTRKGSILKNQEDTFAAELHRLKQQPLFSLVDFESVVDWIRSTVAEHLWKLMVEESDLLGQLKIIKDFYLLGRGELFQAFIDTAQHMLKTPPTAVTEHDVNIAFQQSAHKVLLDDDNLLPLLHLTIEYHGKEHKDASQTREGPSRELSPREAPTSGWAALGLSYKVQWPLHILFTPAVLEKYNVVFKYLLSVRRVQAELQHCWALQMQRKHLKSNRTDAIKWRLRDHMAFLVDNLQYYLQVDVLESQFSQLLQQINATRDFESIRLAHDHFLSNLLAQSFILLKPVFHCLNEILDLCHSFCSLVSQNLGPLDERGAAQLSILVKGFSRQSSLLFKILSSVRNHQINSDLAQLLLRLDYNKYYTQAGGTLGSFGV; this is encoded by the exons ATGATCCACGAGCTGCTGCTGGCGCTGAGCGGGTACCCGGGGGCGGCCTTCACCTGGAGCAAGCGCGGCGGCCTCCAG GTGTCTCAGGAGCTGCCGTTTCTGCATCCCAGCGAGACCAGCGTCCTGAACCGGCTCTGCCGCCTCGGCACCGACTACATCCGCTTCGCCGAATTCGTGGAGCAGTACACGGGACACGTACAGCAGCAG gatCACCATCCATCTCAGCAAAACCAGAGTGGATTACATGGCATTTATTTGCGAGCCTTCTGCACAGGTCTTGATTCAGTGCTGCAGCCTTATCGACAGGCACTACTTGACCTAGAACAAGAG TTTCTGGCTGACCCACATCTTTCCATCTCACATGTTAATTACTCCTTGGACCAG TTTCAGTTACTCTTCCCCTCCGTGATGGTCATGGTGGAACAGATCAAAACTCAGAAG attCATGGATGCCAGATATTGGAGACAGTCCACAAACATAGCTGTGGGGGGTTGCCTCCTGTTCGCAGTGCTCTTGAGAA GATTCTGGCTGTGTGTCATGGAGTCATGTATAAGCAGCTCTCTGCCTGGATGCTGCATGGATTGCTACTAGACCAACATGAAGAGTTCTTTATCAAACAGGGCCCCTCTTCTGGAAATGTCCCTAGCCAACCTGAAGAAGATGACGATGACTTAGGAATTGGGGGACTTACAGGAAAACAGCTACGAGAACTTCAGGACCTG CGCTTGATTGAGGAGGAGAACATGTTAGCTCCGTCTCtaaagcagttttctttgaGAGTAGAAATGCTGCCTTCATACATTCCTGTACGGGTTGCTGAGAAAATCCTCTTTGTGGGAGAATCTGTACAGATGTTTGAGAATCAGAATGTTAACCTGACCAGAAAAG GCTCCATCCTAAAAAACCAGGAGGACACTTTTGCAGCAGAGCTACATCGACTCAAGCAGCAACCACTCTTTAGTTTGGTGGACTTTGAATCAGTGGTTGACTGGATACGGAGCACTGTTGCTGAG CATCTTTGGAAACTGATGGTGGAAGAATCGGATCTACTAGGACAGCTGAAG ATTATAAAAGACTTTTACCTTTTGGGAAGAGGTGAGCTGTTTCAGGCCTTCATTGACACTGCACAGCATATGTTAAAGACACCACCTACAGCTGTAACTGAACATG ATGTCAACATTGCATTTCAGCAGTCTGCTCATAAGGTGCTGTTAGATGATGACaaccttcttcctcttcttcactTAACCATTGAGTATCATGGAAAGGAACATAAAG ATGCTTCTCAGACTCGTGAAGGGCCTTCCCGGGAATTATCTCCACGTGAAGCCCCCACATCTGgatgggcagctctgggcctTTCTTACAAAGTTCAATGGCCACTGCACATTCTTTTTACTCCTGCTGTTCTCGAGAA GTACAATGTTGTGTTCAAATACCTGCTGAGTGTGCGACGAGTCCAGGCTGAGctacagcactgctgggctctcCAGATGCAACGCAAACACCTGAAATCTAACAGAACAGATGCCATCAAGTGGCGTCTGAGGGATCACATGGCTTTCCTTGTGGACAATCTTCAGTATTATCTGCAG GTGGATGTACTGGAGTCTCAGTTCtcacagcttctgcagcagaTAAACGCCACAAGAGATTTTGAGAGTATACGATTGGCTCACGATCATTTCTTAAGTAATTTGTTGGCTCAGTCTTTCATCCTCCTAAAACCT GTTTTCCACTGCTTAAATGAAATTCTGGATCTTTGTCATAGTTTTTGTTCTCTGGTCAGTCAGAATCTGGGCCCATTAGATGAACGAGGAGCTGCACAACTCAGTATTTTGGTGAAG GGATTCAGTCGTCAGTCATCACTTCTCTTCAAGATTCTCTCTAGTGTTCGCAATCATCAGATAAACTCTGACTTAGCTCAATTGCTACTACGCTTGGATTATAACAAATACTACACCCAGGCTGGAGGAACCTTGGGCAG TTTTGGCGTCTAA